ATTGATAATAATGACATACGGCAACAGCAAGTCCGTCAGTTGCATCTAATTTCTTAGGAATTTCATCAAATTTTAAAATATTTTTCAAGAATACTGCAACTTGTTCTTTTGATGCATTTCCGTTTCCCGTTATTGACATTTTAATTTTTCGCGGAGAATATTCAAACACCTCAACTTCCCTTGACAAGGCAGCTGCTATTGATACACCCTGTGCCCTGCCCAACTTTAACATTGACTGTACATTTTTTCCGAAAAAAGGAGCTTCGATTGCAAGTTCTGACACTTTATATTCATCAATTAATTGAACGGTTCTGTGAAAAATCATTTTCAACTTTTCATAAGGATCTGAAATTTTTGATAAATCAAGGTATCCAAAATTTTCAATTTGTGGTGTTTTTCCGATAATATTTATAACACCGTATCCGGTAAATATCGTGCCGGGGTCTATTCCTAATATGGTTTTTATTTCTGACAAGGCTTATTAATTTTAATTTAAATCATACAATAGCGGTATCCAAATAATAAATTTATTCTTTGTCTTTCAGTTTTTTGATGTCTTTTAATAGTTTTTTGTCATCCGACTTTAATCGTCTTTCAATTTTTTTAATGTCTTCTTCTGTAGGCAATTCTTCAGGCTTTATATTTCGTTTAATAAGTATTTCTCTAACTGCTTTGTTGTTTTTTATATGCTCTCCTGTAATTTTTTGTTCGCCTTTCAAGTTTTCTTTTTGAACATTGAAATTTGTTATTTCATTGGCAAAATCTTTGGCTTTTATTGTGATTGTAGGCAGAAAATCGGCAAGAGGACGATTTTTGGGAACTGATAACTTATATTTTATTGATTTGGTCGAATAACCTCCAAACAGTGCTTGGTCGCCT
The sequence above is drawn from the Bacteroidales bacterium genome and encodes:
- the ruvC gene encoding crossover junction endodeoxyribonuclease RuvC, which gives rise to MSEIKTILGIDPGTIFTGYGVINIIGKTPQIENFGYLDLSKISDPYEKLKMIFHRTVQLIDEYKVSELAIEAPFFGKNVQSMLKLGRAQGVSIAAALSREVEVFEYSPRKIKMSITGNGNASKEQVAVFLKNILKFDEIPKKLDATDGLAVAVCHYYQSKIVTGGSYKSWKDFINKNPDRVKKK